The sequence CCACCACTGACTTCCCTCAACCAGCCGCCATTTCAGTCAGGGAGGGCCCAGGGGTTGAGGCCCAGGTCGGCGCCGAGGCGATGGGCGCAGGCGAAGCCACTGAAGGCGACGGCATTGAGGCCCTGGCCGGGAAAGCAGGAATCGCCCACGCAATAGAGGCCGGGGATGGCGGTGCGGTTGAAGGGCATCGGCAGCAGGCCCGGCAGCTGACCGCGGGGGACGGGGCCATAGCTGCCCCGGTGGCGGCCGAGGAAGCGGCGGTGGCTGCGCGGGGTGCCGATCTCCTGGAGGGTGATGGCGGCCCCCAGGCCAGGGAACACAGCCTCCAGGCGCGCGATCAGTCGCTGGGCGGCCGCCTCCTTGGCCCGGCGGTAATCGGAAGGGGACAGTCCCTCCCAGGTGGCCATCGAACTGGGGGTGAAGGTGTGCACGATGTGGTGGCCGGCGGGGGCCAGCTCCGGATCCAGCAAGGTGGGGATGGAGACGAAGGCCGTGCCCTGCTCCGCCTCCATGTCCTCCCAGCGCTCCAGCAGCAGGTGGTGGCAGTGGCTGCCGGCGGGGATCACCCCTGCGTTCACCCCCAGGTGCAGGCTCAGGAACGACGGCGATTCCTCGTAGCGCTGGCGCCAGGTGCGTTCGGCGCGCGGGGTGTGGGCCTCATCCACCAGCGATCCGAAGGTGTCCCAGCGGGTGGCATTGGAGACCACCCGCCGGGCGCGGAGACACTCTCCGCCCGCCAGCTCGACGCCTACGGCGCGGCCCCCCTCCAGCAGCACCCGCGTCACCCGGGCCTTGTAGCGAATCGCGCCACCATGGCGCTCGAGGCCGTGCACCAGCCGCCGGGCGATCGAACCAACGCCTCCCTTGGGGTAGTTGATGCCGCCGGCATGGCGATCGCTGAACACCATGCCGGCATTGATCATCG is a genomic window of Cyanobium sp. ATX 6F1 containing:
- the crtH gene encoding carotenoid isomerase codes for the protein MTLAPSSIAAGLPSGDATDPWDVVVIGSGFGGLVTATQLAAKGAKVLVLERYLIPGGSGGSFEREGYTFDVGASMIFGFGETGHTNLLTRAMAAVGEHQPTIPDPSQLEYHLPGGLTVAVDRDYGTFIETLTARFPHEARGIRAFYDTCWGVFRCLDAMPLLSLEDPAYLAKVFFKAPLACLGLARWLPVNVGAVARRHIRDPELLRFIDIECYCWSVVPADRTPMINAGMVFSDRHAGGINYPKGGVGSIARRLVHGLERHGGAIRYKARVTRVLLEGGRAVGVELAGGECLRARRVVSNATRWDTFGSLVDEAHTPRAERTWRQRYEESPSFLSLHLGVNAGVIPAGSHCHHLLLERWEDMEAEQGTAFVSIPTLLDPELAPAGHHIVHTFTPSSMATWEGLSPSDYRRAKEAAAQRLIARLEAVFPGLGAAITLQEIGTPRSHRRFLGRHRGSYGPVPRGQLPGLLPMPFNRTAIPGLYCVGDSCFPGQGLNAVAFSGFACAHRLGADLGLNPWALPD